One stretch of Thermococcus sp. 21S9 DNA includes these proteins:
- a CDS encoding FAD-dependent oxidoreductase, producing MKFYVCREKSEPKPFKIAIIGAGPAGLTAAGYLACRGYEVHVYDKMPEGGGMVAFAIPEVRIPIKTVREGVKDLEKLGVNFHFRTKVVYDSPRELGDEWAEHFVSLERLLSEFDALLIATGAWRPRKLKVPGVDLPGVYDALKLLHHIKMARIGYYPWDRVPDLKGKHVVIIGAGYTAVDVALESRLLGAEKVTMVYRRSLEQSYAKAEIRKLIEEGLEFIEMASPVRILGENRAEGVEFARTKIVEGSVVTTDERFIVDADVVAYAIGQLPTSPIREVVCANEEILKEAGIFFAGDVVAPRNIGTAMREGRARAKEIEEWLTKKAPRKVFPVPVTARLIGSVLSGKC from the coding sequence GTGAAGTTCTACGTCTGCAGGGAGAAGAGCGAACCGAAGCCCTTTAAAATAGCAATCATCGGCGCGGGTCCAGCAGGGCTCACAGCCGCCGGCTACCTCGCGTGCAGGGGCTACGAGGTTCACGTCTACGACAAAATGCCAGAGGGCGGGGGAATGGTAGCCTTCGCGATTCCTGAGGTTAGAATACCGATAAAAACTGTTAGAGAAGGTGTCAAGGACCTCGAAAAGCTCGGTGTGAACTTCCACTTCAGGACGAAGGTTGTCTACGACTCCCCGCGTGAACTTGGGGATGAGTGGGCCGAGCACTTCGTATCGCTCGAGAGGCTTTTGAGTGAGTTCGACGCCCTCCTCATAGCCACTGGCGCCTGGCGTCCGAGGAAGCTGAAGGTTCCAGGCGTTGATTTGCCGGGCGTTTACGACGCGCTTAAGCTACTCCACCACATAAAGATGGCGAGGATAGGTTACTACCCCTGGGACCGCGTTCCCGACTTGAAGGGCAAGCACGTCGTCATAATCGGAGCGGGCTACACCGCGGTTGACGTTGCCCTCGAATCGAGGCTCCTTGGTGCTGAAAAGGTCACGATGGTCTACCGCCGTTCCCTGGAGCAGAGCTACGCAAAGGCCGAAATCAGGAAGCTCATCGAGGAGGGTCTTGAGTTCATCGAGATGGCATCGCCCGTCAGAATCCTCGGCGAAAACAGGGCCGAAGGGGTTGAGTTCGCGAGGACGAAAATCGTTGAGGGAAGCGTCGTTACAACGGACGAAAGGTTCATCGTTGACGCCGATGTGGTAGCCTACGCTATCGGTCAGTTGCCAACAAGCCCGATTCGCGAAGTCGTTTGTGCGAACGAGGAAATCCTTAAGGAGGCCGGGATTTTCTTCGCCGGAGACGTCGTCGCGCCGAGAAACATCGGAACCGCGATGCGTGAAGGGAGAGCGAGGGCGAAGGAGATAGAGGAGTGGCTCACAAAGAAGGCGCCGAGAAAGGTCTTCCCGGTTCCGGTTACTGCCAGGCTGATAGGCTCCGTCCTGAGCGGGAAGTGCTGA
- a CDS encoding deoxyhypusine synthase, with amino-acid sequence MTGPKDIVLKESEEVEGVPVEGPWLDDVSSLEEVLDHYERIGFQATHLGKAIEIWRKVEEKRAKGEEVRVFLGYTSNIISSGLREIIAWLVKEGKVDVIVTTAGGIEEDFIKALKPFILGDWNVNDALMREKGINRIGNIFVPNDRYIEFEKYMIPFFERVLEMEKERGVLTASEFIYEMGRYMDEKLGKEKERSVIYWAYKRNVPIFCPAITDGSIGDMLYFFKEERGDRELIIDIANDIVKLNNLAVTAKETASIILGGSLPKHAIINANLFRGGTDYAIYVTTAIPWDGSLSGAPPSEGVSWGKIRAKADYVEIWADATLVFPLLVWKVMRD; translated from the coding sequence ATGACGGGGCCGAAAGATATCGTGCTTAAGGAGAGCGAAGAGGTTGAGGGAGTTCCCGTTGAGGGGCCGTGGCTCGACGACGTTTCAAGCCTTGAGGAGGTTCTGGATCATTACGAGCGCATAGGCTTTCAGGCGACGCACCTTGGCAAAGCAATAGAAATCTGGCGGAAGGTCGAGGAGAAGAGGGCAAAGGGAGAAGAAGTCCGCGTTTTTCTCGGCTACACCTCGAACATTATCTCCTCCGGTTTGAGGGAGATAATCGCGTGGCTTGTGAAAGAGGGCAAGGTTGACGTTATAGTGACCACCGCCGGCGGAATAGAGGAGGACTTCATAAAAGCACTCAAGCCTTTTATCTTGGGCGACTGGAACGTTAACGATGCCCTGATGCGCGAGAAGGGCATCAACAGGATAGGCAACATCTTCGTGCCCAACGACCGCTACATTGAATTTGAGAAGTACATGATTCCCTTCTTCGAGCGGGTTCTTGAGATGGAGAAGGAGCGCGGGGTTTTAACGGCGAGCGAGTTCATCTACGAGATGGGTCGCTACATGGACGAGAAGCTCGGAAAGGAGAAGGAGAGGAGCGTTATCTACTGGGCCTACAAGCGGAACGTCCCGATTTTCTGTCCGGCGATTACCGACGGCTCGATAGGGGACATGCTCTACTTCTTCAAGGAGGAGCGCGGAGATAGAGAGTTAATCATAGACATCGCCAACGACATCGTGAAGCTCAACAATTTAGCTGTTACAGCCAAGGAGACCGCCTCGATAATCCTCGGCGGTTCGTTGCCGAAGCACGCGATAATCAACGCCAACCTCTTTAGAGGGGGAACGGACTACGCGATTTACGTGACGACGGCAATCCCGTGGGACGGCTCACTGAGCGGTGCACCGCCGAGTGAGGGCGTAAGCTGGGGCAAGATAAGGGCGAAGGCCGACTACGTCGAGATATGGGCCGACGCGACGCTGGTCTTCCCGCTACTGGTGTGGAAGGTTATGAGGGATTAA
- a CDS encoding methyl-accepting chemotaxis protein yields the protein MDEKSALIASPVLAFGLTIVPAFLAGPIAGLIGGIVGVGAGILLTKNIAGKAKIPPEVEQYRREIEEQMNAIIRILDRIAEGDLTVEDVELDGHLREIRTAIEKMRQNLHRMVSSIKDAAEIVNERSALIKENIDQISEAIQQVAEAINQVSIEAQREQENINHMTETMRYIDEIGKETINTMEDFERSMSEVVGLAREGGQKGEEAVGQIEEIRNMMLMIEETVKGVAEMGKNIANITNVITGIAEQTNLLALNAAIEAARAGEAGKGFAVVAEEIRNLAEESKQAADDIRNIVEQIMAKIDESVEVTGKSVETVAQSTEVLKESVSYLTHIAELMEEMEVKANELKNKVLEEGEKIDEGLRFLENLAASAEETTAAAEEVSAAAEEQTSALEEVRATLADFEEVVQRLMEEVNRFKL from the coding sequence ATGGATGAGAAGAGCGCGCTCATAGCGTCACCGGTTCTGGCCTTTGGCCTGACTATAGTGCCTGCGTTTTTAGCGGGCCCCATAGCGGGCCTGATTGGTGGTATCGTCGGAGTGGGAGCAGGAATACTGCTGACGAAGAACATAGCGGGGAAGGCAAAGATTCCTCCAGAGGTGGAGCAGTACCGCAGGGAGATAGAGGAGCAGATGAACGCCATCATCAGAATCCTCGACAGAATCGCCGAAGGAGACCTAACGGTTGAGGACGTTGAGCTCGACGGACACCTCAGGGAGATTCGGACGGCAATAGAGAAGATGCGCCAGAACCTCCACAGGATGGTTTCATCGATTAAGGACGCGGCGGAGATTGTAAACGAGAGGAGCGCCCTCATCAAGGAGAACATAGACCAGATTAGCGAGGCCATACAGCAGGTTGCCGAGGCAATCAACCAGGTCAGCATCGAGGCGCAGAGGGAGCAGGAGAACATCAACCACATGACCGAAACAATGCGCTACATTGACGAGATAGGAAAGGAGACCATAAACACGATGGAGGACTTTGAGAGGTCCATGAGTGAGGTTGTCGGACTTGCCAGGGAGGGTGGCCAGAAGGGCGAAGAGGCCGTCGGGCAGATTGAAGAGATAAGGAACATGATGCTGATGATTGAGGAGACCGTCAAGGGCGTTGCCGAGATGGGCAAGAACATAGCCAACATAACCAACGTGATTACGGGCATCGCGGAGCAGACGAATTTGCTCGCGTTGAACGCGGCTATTGAGGCGGCGAGGGCAGGCGAGGCGGGTAAAGGCTTCGCGGTCGTTGCCGAGGAGATTAGAAACCTCGCGGAGGAGAGCAAGCAGGCCGCCGACGATATCAGGAACATTGTGGAGCAGATTATGGCCAAGATTGACGAGAGCGTCGAGGTCACCGGAAAGAGCGTAGAGACCGTTGCCCAGTCAACGGAAGTCCTCAAGGAGAGCGTCTCGTACCTCACCCACATAGCCGAGCTCATGGAGGAGATGGAGGTCAAGGCCAACGAGCTCAAGAACAAGGTCCTTGAGGAGGGCGAGAAGATAGACGAGGGTCTGCGCTTCCTTGAGAACCTCGCGGCATCTGCGGAGGAAACCACGGCGGCGGCAGAGGAGGTCAGCGCCGCGGCGGAGGAGCAGACCTCGGCGCTGGAGGAGGTCCGCGCAACGCTCGCGGACTTCGAAGAGGTCGTCCAGAGGCTCATGGAGGAAGTCAACAGGTTCAAGCTTTGA
- a CDS encoding amidohydrolase, with protein MKAVKATLLYDGLGNVQRDVYVVFDKSIMDVTKEKPKDAEVVAEGVVTPAFIDGHSHIGMDRYGEPYQEGEANEQMDSVLPLVDALYSIYMDDKAFKHSIEFGVLYSSVLPGSGNIIGGKAVFIKNYGRDIEDAFIQYAGVKAAFGYNPRSTTSWKGTRPSTRMGAIGILLNWLIKTQKTIALIEKGKKEPEEVEPTVEALIPVLKGELPLRVHVHKEDDIAALLMIKRKFGLKITIEHAGDVHSRETFEKIKAEGVPVIYGPFDSHPYKVELKHEDWKNARYLLEVRPLFGLMSDHPVTLQANLYLQLRHFVRLGMSKAEAIKVITHNNAKILGVDDRLGSIEKGKWASLVVWNGDPFNLENYPTHVFAEGELIHEADW; from the coding sequence GTGAAAGCCGTGAAGGCAACCCTTCTCTACGACGGCCTCGGCAACGTCCAGAGGGACGTTTACGTCGTTTTCGATAAGAGCATCATGGATGTAACGAAAGAGAAACCGAAGGATGCAGAAGTAGTCGCGGAGGGTGTCGTTACCCCCGCATTCATAGACGGCCACAGCCACATTGGAATGGACAGATACGGAGAACCTTACCAGGAGGGCGAAGCCAACGAGCAGATGGACTCGGTTCTTCCGCTCGTCGATGCGCTCTACTCCATCTACATGGACGACAAAGCGTTTAAGCACTCCATCGAGTTCGGCGTGCTCTACTCCTCGGTTCTACCGGGAAGCGGAAACATCATCGGCGGAAAGGCCGTCTTCATAAAGAACTACGGGCGCGACATCGAGGACGCTTTCATCCAGTACGCGGGCGTTAAGGCCGCTTTCGGCTACAACCCGCGCTCGACCACGAGCTGGAAGGGAACCAGGCCGAGCACGAGAATGGGCGCGATAGGAATCCTCCTCAACTGGCTGATAAAGACGCAGAAGACGATAGCCCTCATCGAGAAAGGCAAGAAGGAGCCTGAGGAAGTCGAGCCAACCGTCGAGGCTCTGATTCCGGTCCTCAAGGGCGAACTTCCCCTCCGCGTCCACGTGCATAAAGAGGACGACATAGCTGCTCTGCTGATGATAAAGCGGAAGTTCGGGCTGAAGATTACCATTGAACACGCCGGCGACGTCCACAGCAGGGAGACCTTTGAAAAAATTAAGGCCGAGGGCGTTCCCGTAATCTACGGCCCATTTGACAGCCACCCCTACAAGGTGGAACTCAAGCACGAGGACTGGAAGAACGCCAGGTATTTGCTCGAAGTCAGGCCCCTCTTCGGCCTCATGAGCGACCACCCGGTCACGCTCCAGGCGAACCTCTACCTACAGCTCAGGCACTTCGTGAGGCTCGGCATGAGCAAGGCGGAAGCGATAAAGGTAATCACCCACAACAACGCGAAGATACTCGGCGTTGACGACAGGCTCGGAAGCATCGAGAAGGGCAAGTGGGCCTCTCTGGTAGTCTGGAACGGAGACCCGTTCAACCTCGAGAACTACCCGACGCACGTCTTCGCGGAAGGCGAGCTGATTCACGAGGCGGACTGGTGA
- a CDS encoding Kae1-associated kinase Bud32: MRLIAQGAEAKIYEGTFEEVFGVDLLNERVIVKHRVPKRYRIPEIDVKLRKERTVREARILHRAKEFGVNCPYVYEVNLRDMVIVMEFIEGKRLKEHLEEVPMDERLSLCREIGRQIGRLHKAGIVHGDLTTSNMILRDGRVYLIDFGLADFDSTLEARGVDLHLLKRAMESTHYTWFEEGFRAVLEGYAEVLGEKARKEIEEKIEEIESRGRYRERSWLKA, from the coding sequence ATGAGGCTCATAGCCCAGGGGGCCGAGGCGAAAATCTACGAGGGGACCTTTGAGGAGGTATTTGGCGTTGACCTGCTGAACGAGAGGGTAATCGTGAAGCACAGGGTTCCAAAGAGGTACAGGATTCCGGAGATAGACGTCAAACTGAGAAAGGAGCGGACCGTTAGGGAAGCCCGAATCCTCCACAGGGCGAAGGAGTTCGGCGTGAACTGCCCGTACGTCTACGAGGTCAACCTGCGCGACATGGTAATCGTGATGGAGTTCATAGAGGGCAAAAGGTTGAAGGAGCACCTTGAGGAAGTCCCAATGGACGAACGCTTAAGCCTCTGCCGGGAAATCGGGAGGCAGATAGGCAGGCTCCACAAAGCCGGCATCGTTCACGGCGATTTGACAACGAGCAACATGATTCTCCGCGACGGGAGGGTCTACCTCATAGACTTCGGCTTGGCCGACTTCGATTCGACACTCGAGGCGAGGGGCGTTGATTTACATCTCCTCAAGAGGGCGATGGAGAGCACGCACTACACCTGGTTCGAAGAGGGCTTTAGGGCCGTTTTAGAGGGCTATGCAGAGGTTCTCGGCGAGAAAGCGAGGAAGGAAATCGAGGAGAAGATAGAGGAGATAGAGAGCAGGGGAAGGTACCGGGAGCGGAGCTGGCTCAAAGCTTGA
- a CDS encoding endonuclease MutS2 has translation MKPKLNPEARAVHRAILSEIRRKLSLPGSEAYLERFSLTNDPDEIKGRQAYLREGLSKVKPEMRGLISKVRPIRFQREFLNDRVLLVDESEVETAEALNLCHVTTDVEEAREYPIVLSTIGYGVDVELKPQEIAPELYILPLWRNRGTLEALARIGELTGEGSVAPRMLDALKEFEEVMGREKLLESLDELIAEKERELNERIGERLESFSLTLSGKELLSFLAQLREGNYDAIFQHFSDVEEEILELINEAERDLSERLGVTVELFSREELYPIRVPAEKVEELRNLLERELALERYLKAREILDEIGPLIPRLKEELERVHELDFLLAVREFAEGFSFPEIWGGGIAFLRGRHLFIENPQPVSYAVGRKPEGFSAPGAERINDEDVVILTGANSGGKTSLLELITQVEILFHMGFPVPAERAWLDPLDELFFFRRKRSVYGAGAFETALKSFVRALRGKGRKLILIDEFEAITEPGAAVKIIGELLKVAHERGFRVVIVSHLGEDLKKELPFARVDGIEAKGLDENLNLIVDRQPIFGKLGRSTPELIVERLARKARGKDREIYERILQSFGRNV, from the coding sequence ATGAAACCGAAGCTGAACCCAGAGGCGAGGGCTGTTCACAGGGCAATCCTGTCTGAGATTCGAAGAAAGCTGAGCCTTCCGGGTAGCGAGGCCTATCTCGAGCGCTTTTCCCTCACCAACGACCCGGACGAGATAAAGGGACGGCAGGCCTACCTCAGAGAGGGCCTCTCAAAGGTAAAGCCCGAGATGAGGGGCCTAATCTCAAAGGTCAGGCCGATAAGGTTCCAGAGGGAGTTTCTGAACGACAGGGTCCTCCTCGTCGACGAGTCAGAGGTTGAAACGGCAGAAGCCCTGAACCTGTGCCACGTTACAACAGACGTCGAGGAGGCCCGCGAGTATCCTATTGTCCTTAGCACCATTGGCTACGGGGTTGACGTCGAGCTGAAACCGCAGGAGATAGCTCCAGAGCTCTACATCCTGCCCCTCTGGAGGAACAGGGGGACACTTGAGGCCCTCGCCAGAATCGGCGAGCTGACCGGCGAGGGTAGCGTTGCTCCGAGAATGCTCGATGCCTTGAAGGAGTTCGAGGAGGTGATGGGACGCGAAAAGCTCCTTGAATCCCTCGACGAGCTGATAGCGGAGAAGGAGCGCGAGCTCAACGAGAGAATCGGCGAGAGGCTCGAGAGCTTCAGCTTGACCCTCAGCGGAAAAGAACTCTTGAGTTTCCTCGCCCAGCTCCGCGAGGGGAACTACGACGCCATATTCCAGCACTTCAGTGATGTCGAAGAGGAAATCCTTGAGCTGATAAACGAGGCCGAGCGTGACCTCTCTGAAAGGCTCGGCGTTACGGTGGAGCTCTTCTCGCGGGAGGAGCTTTATCCAATTCGCGTTCCGGCTGAGAAGGTCGAAGAACTCAGGAACCTTCTCGAACGCGAATTAGCTCTTGAGCGCTATTTAAAGGCAAGGGAAATCCTCGATGAGATTGGCCCGCTCATTCCCAGGCTTAAGGAGGAACTTGAGAGGGTTCACGAGCTCGACTTTCTCCTGGCCGTGAGGGAATTTGCGGAGGGCTTTTCGTTCCCGGAAATCTGGGGCGGTGGAATCGCGTTCCTGCGCGGGAGGCACCTTTTCATCGAGAACCCACAGCCTGTGAGCTACGCCGTCGGGAGGAAGCCCGAGGGCTTTAGCGCTCCCGGCGCGGAGAGGATTAACGATGAAGACGTTGTAATCCTCACCGGCGCGAACAGCGGTGGAAAGACGAGTTTGCTCGAGCTGATAACACAGGTTGAGATACTCTTCCACATGGGCTTCCCTGTTCCCGCTGAGAGGGCCTGGCTCGATCCCCTCGACGAGCTGTTCTTCTTCCGGCGGAAGAGGAGCGTTTATGGGGCTGGGGCCTTTGAGACCGCCCTTAAGTCCTTTGTGAGGGCCCTGCGCGGTAAGGGAAGGAAGCTAATCCTGATAGACGAGTTCGAAGCGATAACTGAACCCGGTGCCGCTGTGAAGATAATCGGCGAGCTCCTCAAGGTGGCCCACGAGAGGGGATTTAGGGTCGTTATCGTCTCCCACCTCGGCGAGGACCTCAAGAAGGAGCTCCCCTTCGCGAGGGTTGATGGAATAGAGGCAAAGGGCCTCGACGAGAACCTGAACCTCATCGTTGACAGACAGCCCATCTTCGGAAAGCTCGGCAGAAGCACCCCCGAGTTAATAGTCGAGAGACTCGCAAGAAAGGCGAGAGGAAAGGACAGGGAGATATACGAGCGTATCCTGCAATCTTTCGGACGGAATGTGTAG
- a CDS encoding SDR family oxidoreductase — MIEVDLEGIGVIVTASSRGIGFNVARELLRRNARVVISSRNRENLRKALDELSGYGEVYAVEANLFDQRDLENLVKEGWELLGGVDALVWNAGNVRCEPCLLHEATYLDWIEASALHTVAPGYLTTLLVQTWLEKRRKGVLVYLNSVSIKEPMPPLILADVTRAGLVQLAKSVSRTYGGKGIRAYSVLLGSFDTPGARENLRAVAEAKGEPFEETWEREVLGRTPLHRTGRWEELGLLVAFLLSDDAEYMLGSTVVIDGAMTRSVDL; from the coding sequence ATGATTGAGGTTGACCTCGAGGGAATAGGTGTAATAGTTACGGCCTCCTCGCGCGGGATAGGCTTCAACGTCGCGCGGGAGCTTTTGAGGAGGAACGCAAGGGTTGTGATAAGCTCCAGAAACCGGGAAAACCTGAGAAAGGCCCTCGACGAGCTCTCGGGCTACGGCGAAGTTTACGCCGTTGAGGCCAATCTTTTTGACCAGCGCGACCTTGAGAACCTCGTGAAAGAAGGCTGGGAACTCCTTGGGGGAGTTGATGCCCTCGTCTGGAACGCCGGAAACGTCCGCTGTGAGCCGTGCCTCCTCCACGAAGCCACTTACCTCGACTGGATTGAAGCTTCAGCGCTTCACACGGTCGCGCCGGGCTATCTAACGACGCTCCTCGTTCAAACGTGGCTCGAGAAGAGGCGGAAGGGCGTTCTCGTTTACTTGAACTCGGTCTCGATAAAGGAACCGATGCCCCCGCTCATCCTTGCCGATGTAACTCGCGCCGGACTTGTTCAGCTGGCAAAGAGCGTTTCAAGGACCTACGGAGGTAAGGGAATCCGTGCTTACTCCGTTCTTCTCGGCAGTTTCGACACGCCCGGTGCGCGGGAGAACCTCAGGGCGGTTGCAGAGGCGAAGGGAGAGCCCTTCGAGGAGACGTGGGAACGCGAGGTGCTCGGCAGAACGCCCCTTCACAGAACCGGGAGGTGGGAAGAACTCGGCTTGCTCGTGGCCTTCTTGCTCAGCGATGATGCCGAATACATGCTCGGCTCCACTGTCGTCATAGACGGCGCGATGACGAGGAGCGTTGACCTCTGA
- the thsB gene encoding thermosome subunit beta: MSMSGQPVVILPEGTQRYIGKDAQRLNILAARIVAETVRTTLGPKGMDKMLVDSLGDIVITNDGATILDKIDLQHPAAKMMVEVAKTQDKEAGDGTTTAVVIAGELLKKAEELLDQNIHPSIIVKGYTMAAEKAQEILDEIAIKVNPDDEETLLKIAGTSITGKSAEAHRELLARLAVEAVRQVAEKENGKYKVDIDNIKIEKKPGESVDESELIRGVVIDKEVVHPRMPKRVENAKIALIGDALEVKKTETDAKINITSPDQLFDFIEQEEKMLRDMVEAIAKTGANVLFVQKGIDDLAQHYLAKHSIMAVRRVKKSDMEKLAKATGAKIVTNVKDLTPEDLGEAELVEQRKVAGENMIFVEGCKNPKAVTILIRGGTEHVVDEVERALEDAIKVVKDVMEDGAILPAGGAPEIELSIRLDEFAKQVGGKEALAIEAFAEALKIIPKTLAENAGLDPVDIMVKVISEHKNKGLGIGIDVFEGKPADMLEKGIIAPLRVPKQAIKSASEAAIMILRIDDVIAAKPSKSEGGQAGGMGGMGGMGGMDMGMGM, translated from the coding sequence ATGAGCATGAGTGGACAACCGGTTGTTATTCTCCCGGAGGGAACCCAGAGGTATATAGGTAAGGACGCCCAGAGGCTCAACATCCTCGCGGCGAGGATTGTCGCAGAGACGGTTAGAACCACCCTCGGACCGAAGGGAATGGACAAGATGCTGGTTGACAGCCTCGGCGACATCGTCATCACTAATGACGGCGCGACCATTCTCGACAAGATTGACCTTCAGCACCCCGCTGCCAAGATGATGGTTGAGGTTGCGAAGACTCAGGACAAGGAGGCCGGTGACGGTACTACTACTGCCGTTGTCATCGCCGGTGAGCTCCTCAAGAAGGCCGAGGAGCTTCTCGACCAGAACATTCACCCGAGCATAATCGTCAAGGGATACACCATGGCGGCCGAGAAGGCCCAGGAGATACTCGACGAGATAGCCATCAAGGTCAATCCGGACGACGAGGAGACCCTCCTCAAGATAGCCGGCACCTCAATCACCGGAAAGAGCGCCGAGGCCCACCGCGAGCTTCTGGCCAGGCTCGCCGTTGAGGCCGTCAGGCAGGTCGCCGAGAAGGAGAACGGAAAGTACAAGGTTGACATCGACAACATCAAGATAGAGAAGAAGCCCGGCGAGAGCGTTGACGAGAGCGAGCTCATTCGCGGTGTCGTCATCGACAAGGAGGTCGTCCACCCGAGGATGCCCAAGAGGGTTGAGAACGCCAAGATTGCCCTCATCGGCGACGCTCTCGAGGTCAAGAAGACCGAGACCGATGCGAAGATAAACATCACCAGCCCGGACCAGCTCTTCGACTTCATAGAGCAGGAGGAGAAGATGCTCAGGGACATGGTTGAGGCGATAGCCAAGACCGGGGCCAACGTTCTCTTCGTCCAGAAGGGCATCGACGACCTCGCCCAGCACTACCTCGCCAAGCACAGCATAATGGCCGTCAGGCGCGTCAAGAAGAGCGACATGGAGAAGCTCGCGAAAGCTACTGGCGCCAAGATAGTCACCAACGTTAAGGACCTGACTCCAGAGGACCTCGGTGAGGCGGAACTCGTCGAGCAGAGGAAGGTTGCCGGCGAGAACATGATATTCGTCGAGGGCTGCAAGAACCCGAAGGCGGTAACCATACTCATTCGCGGTGGAACCGAGCACGTGGTTGACGAGGTCGAGAGGGCCCTCGAGGATGCCATCAAGGTCGTCAAGGACGTCATGGAGGACGGTGCGATACTCCCGGCCGGCGGTGCCCCGGAGATTGAGCTGAGCATAAGGCTCGATGAGTTCGCCAAGCAGGTCGGCGGTAAGGAGGCTCTGGCCATCGAGGCCTTTGCAGAGGCCCTCAAGATAATCCCGAAGACCTTGGCTGAAAACGCTGGACTCGACCCGGTTGACATAATGGTCAAGGTCATCAGCGAGCACAAGAACAAGGGCCTTGGAATAGGCATCGATGTCTTCGAAGGCAAGCCGGCGGACATGCTCGAGAAGGGCATCATCGCTCCGCTCCGCGTTCCGAAGCAGGCCATCAAGAGCGCCAGCGAAGCCGCCATAATGATACTCAGAATCGACGACGTCATCGCCGCCAAGCCCAGCAAGTCCGAGGGAGGACAGGCCGGCGGAATGGGCGGTATGGGTGGAATGGGTGGCATGGACATGGGTATGGGCATGTGA
- the htpX gene encoding zinc metalloprotease HtpX, whose product MGLEMWLRTGLLMAILTGLLMGIGYLFGGPSLAFIMFLFAMLFNFITYWYSDKIVLSWYNARIVDETEAPELYAIVRNLAERAGLPMPRIAIIPTETPNAFATGRDPEHAVVAVTQGLLRILNRDELEAVLGHELTHIKNRDILIGTIAAAMAGAIMQLAYWARWIAIFGSYDDRDGDNIIAAILVAILAPIAAMLIQAAISRSREFLADEGGAKLSGKPWALASALLKIEQAVRYRPMREGNPATAHMFIINPFRGMSIAELFSTHPPTEKRIERLRKLAEEMGYVPNF is encoded by the coding sequence ATGGGGCTTGAAATGTGGCTCCGAACGGGGCTGTTGATGGCAATCCTCACCGGACTGCTTATGGGAATCGGCTACCTCTTCGGAGGGCCCAGCTTAGCGTTCATAATGTTCCTCTTCGCCATGCTCTTCAACTTCATAACCTACTGGTACAGCGACAAAATCGTGCTGAGCTGGTACAACGCGAGGATAGTTGACGAAACCGAGGCGCCGGAGCTCTACGCGATAGTGAGAAACCTCGCCGAGAGGGCAGGGCTTCCTATGCCCAGGATAGCGATAATCCCAACCGAGACTCCGAACGCCTTCGCCACAGGAAGGGACCCGGAGCACGCGGTCGTCGCCGTAACTCAGGGACTTCTCAGAATCCTCAACAGGGACGAGCTTGAAGCCGTCCTCGGTCATGAGCTAACCCACATCAAGAACAGGGACATTCTCATTGGAACAATCGCGGCCGCGATGGCAGGAGCGATAATGCAACTTGCCTACTGGGCGCGCTGGATAGCGATATTCGGCTCCTACGACGACCGTGACGGTGACAACATCATCGCCGCAATCCTCGTGGCGATTCTCGCTCCAATCGCGGCGATGCTAATTCAAGCCGCTATAAGCCGTTCAAGGGAGTTCCTTGCGGACGAGGGCGGTGCGAAGCTCAGCGGAAAGCCTTGGGCGTTAGCGAGCGCGCTCCTCAAGATTGAGCAGGCCGTCCGCTACAGGCCGATGCGCGAGGGCAACCCGGCAACCGCCCACATGTTCATCATCAACCCCTTCAGGGGAATGAGCATCGCCGAGCTGTTCTCAACGCACCCGCCGACGGAGAAGAGGATTGAGAGGCTCAGGAAGCTCGCCGAGGAGATGGGCTACGTCCCCAACTTCTGA